The following are encoded together in the Fimbriiglobus ruber genome:
- the accC gene encoding acetyl-CoA carboxylase biotin carboxylase subunit: protein MFQRILVANRGEIALRVIRACRDLGIEVAVVYSEADRGAPYLALADRAVCIGPGPATDSYLKIQRIIAAAEVVNADAIHPGYGFLSENAHFAEVCRTCKIEFIGPPEAAMAQVGNKDRAKQLAKKANVPTVPGSEGVVHTDEEALRFAAQVGYPVLIKAVAGGGGKGMRVAQNDATLATGLAQARQEAEAAFKDGNVYLEKYLDKPRHIEIQVLGDKHGNVIHLFERDCSLQRRHQKLVEESPAPNLPAQVREDICAAAVRLVKTANYYSAGTCEFLVDKDNKFYFIEVNARIQVEHPVTELVTGVDLIREQIRVAAGEKLRYAQSEIVTRGHAIECRINAEDPSRDFRPSAGVVTKWQPPGGPGVRLDTHVVTGYRVPPNYDSMVAKLLVHRPTRAEAFATMRRALREFVVEGIHTTIPIHQEIFQTPAFIEGRVDTTFIERELLTKKA from the coding sequence ATGTTTCAGCGCATTTTAGTGGCGAACCGCGGGGAGATCGCGCTGCGGGTGATCCGCGCCTGCCGGGATCTGGGGATCGAGGTCGCGGTCGTGTATTCGGAAGCGGACCGCGGCGCCCCGTACCTCGCCCTGGCCGACCGGGCCGTTTGCATTGGCCCCGGCCCGGCGACCGACAGCTACCTCAAGATCCAGCGGATCATCGCCGCGGCCGAGGTCGTGAACGCCGACGCGATCCACCCCGGGTACGGGTTCCTGTCCGAGAACGCGCACTTCGCCGAGGTCTGCCGGACCTGCAAGATCGAGTTCATCGGCCCGCCCGAGGCGGCCATGGCCCAGGTCGGGAACAAGGACCGGGCCAAGCAGCTCGCCAAAAAAGCCAACGTGCCGACCGTCCCCGGCAGCGAGGGCGTCGTCCACACGGACGAAGAAGCCCTGCGGTTCGCCGCCCAAGTCGGGTATCCTGTGCTCATCAAGGCGGTAGCCGGCGGGGGCGGTAAGGGGATGCGGGTCGCCCAAAACGACGCCACCCTCGCGACCGGCCTGGCCCAGGCCCGGCAGGAAGCGGAGGCCGCGTTCAAAGACGGCAACGTCTACCTCGAAAAGTACCTCGATAAACCCCGCCACATTGAGATCCAGGTACTCGGTGACAAACACGGGAACGTGATCCACTTGTTCGAGCGAGACTGTTCGCTCCAGCGGCGGCACCAGAAGTTGGTCGAGGAGTCGCCGGCTCCGAACCTGCCCGCCCAGGTCCGCGAAGACATCTGCGCGGCGGCCGTCCGCCTCGTGAAGACCGCGAACTACTACTCGGCCGGTACGTGCGAGTTCCTGGTGGATAAGGACAACAAGTTTTACTTCATCGAGGTCAACGCCCGCATCCAGGTCGAACACCCGGTCACGGAGCTGGTCACGGGGGTCGACTTGATCCGCGAGCAAATCCGGGTCGCGGCCGGCGAGAAACTGCGGTACGCCCAGAGCGAGATCGTCACCCGCGGGCACGCGATCGAGTGCCGGATCAACGCGGAAGACCCGTCCCGAGATTTCCGCCCGTCGGCCGGGGTCGTCACGAAGTGGCAGCCGCCCGGCGGCCCCGGCGTGCGGCTCGACACGCACGTCGTCACCGGCTACCGCGTCCCGCCGAACTACGACTCGATGGTGGCGAAGTTGCTCGTCCACCGGCCGACGCGGGCCGAGGCGTTCGCGACCATGCGCCGCGCGCTCCGGGAGTTCGTCGTCGAGGGGATCCACACGACGATCCCCATCCACCAGGAGATTTTCCAAACGCCCGCGTTCATTGAGGGCCGTGTGGACACGACTTTCATCGAACGCGAGTTGTTGACCAAAAAGGCGTAG
- the accB gene encoding acetyl-CoA carboxylase biotin carboxyl carrier protein, whose protein sequence is MASDPKSGDPRPFDVKTVEHLIGLMGQHELTEISLQEGDHKIRLRKGGEPVAVAPVAYHPAAAAPMASAPAASAAPAPAGKKLHDVKSEMVGTFYSKPKPDKDDYVKVGSTIKPNSVICQIEAMKIFNEVTAGCAGTIAEVLVKNSEPVEFGTVLFRVDTGS, encoded by the coding sequence GTGGCAAGCGACCCCAAATCCGGCGACCCCCGCCCGTTCGACGTCAAGACCGTCGAACACCTCATCGGCCTGATGGGCCAGCACGAACTGACCGAGATCTCGCTCCAGGAAGGCGACCACAAGATCCGCCTCCGCAAGGGTGGCGAACCGGTCGCCGTCGCACCCGTAGCCTATCACCCCGCGGCCGCGGCCCCGATGGCTTCCGCCCCGGCCGCGTCGGCCGCCCCGGCGCCGGCTGGGAAAAAATTGCACGACGTCAAATCCGAGATGGTGGGCACGTTCTACAGCAAGCCCAAGCCCGACAAGGACGACTACGTGAAGGTCGGCAGCACGATCAAGCCGAACTCTGTCATCTGCCAGATCGAGGCGATGAAAATCTTCAACGAAGTGACAGCCGGGTGTGCCGGGACGATCGCCGAGGTTCTCGTGAAAAACAGCGAGCCCGTCGAGTTCGGCACCGTCCTCTTCCGCGTCGACACCGGCTCCTGA
- a CDS encoding M24 family metallopeptidase, with protein sequence MDYLNLRRQTLARNLKNDDGMDALLVTNPVNVTYLTGFTGDGSYLVASDKKYILVTDARFEQQVKEECEGIDVHVRPHSKTIAEAAGEVLTKAGTKSVGLEADHATLGATDALQQAAPKVTFAAAKTRVESQRVIKDPSEIEQIRAAVRAAERAFSMFKATIREQDTEKDLVNAMEGYIRRSGARGAAFPPIVAVGERGALPHAPPTDRALGEGSKLLVDWGADMLYKSDITRTFKSPFGTAPTRRNKHERVGFDFDKVYDVVAAAHDAAVAAVRDGAAAKDVDAAARKVIAAAKFGDYFTHGLGHGIGLEIHEAPRIRSNSTDVLESGMVITIEPAIYIPDWGGIRIEDDYLVTKDGATRLTTLPRDPGAIG encoded by the coding sequence ATGGATTACCTCAACCTGCGTCGTCAGACGCTCGCCCGGAATCTGAAGAACGACGACGGGATGGACGCCCTGCTCGTCACCAACCCGGTGAACGTGACCTACCTCACCGGGTTCACCGGCGACGGGAGCTACCTCGTCGCGTCGGACAAGAAGTACATTCTCGTGACCGATGCCCGGTTCGAACAACAAGTCAAAGAAGAGTGCGAGGGGATCGACGTCCACGTCCGCCCGCACTCGAAAACGATCGCCGAGGCCGCGGGTGAAGTCCTCACCAAGGCCGGGACCAAATCGGTGGGCCTCGAAGCCGACCACGCCACCCTGGGGGCGACCGACGCACTTCAACAGGCCGCCCCGAAGGTGACGTTCGCGGCCGCCAAGACCAGGGTCGAGTCTCAGAGAGTGATTAAAGACCCGTCCGAGATCGAGCAGATCCGGGCCGCCGTCCGGGCCGCCGAGCGCGCCTTCTCGATGTTCAAGGCGACGATCCGCGAGCAGGATACCGAAAAAGACCTCGTGAACGCGATGGAAGGGTACATCCGGCGGTCCGGGGCCCGGGGGGCCGCGTTCCCGCCGATCGTGGCCGTCGGCGAACGAGGCGCCCTGCCCCACGCGCCGCCCACCGACCGCGCGCTCGGGGAGGGCAGCAAGTTGCTCGTCGACTGGGGTGCGGACATGCTCTACAAGAGCGACATCACCCGTACTTTCAAGTCCCCGTTCGGGACCGCGCCGACGCGGCGGAACAAGCACGAACGGGTCGGGTTCGACTTCGACAAAGTGTACGACGTGGTGGCCGCCGCGCACGACGCGGCTGTGGCCGCCGTCCGCGACGGGGCCGCGGCCAAGGACGTGGACGCGGCCGCCCGCAAAGTCATTGCGGCCGCCAAGTTCGGGGACTACTTCACCCACGGGCTCGGGCACGGGATCGGCCTCGAAATCCACGAGGCCCCCCGCATCCGATCGAACTCGACGGACGTCCTCGAATCCGGAATGGTCATCACCATCGAACCGGCGATTTACATCCCGGACTGGGGCGGCATCCGGATCGAGGACGATTATCTGGTCACGAAGGACGGGGCGACCCGCCTGACCACCCTGCCGCGCGACCCCGGAGCCATAGGATAA
- a CDS encoding precorrin-2 dehydrogenase/sirohydrochlorin ferrochelatase family protein, giving the protein MFPIFLSLPGRTVVVVGGGRVGGRRARAAAAAGAAVRVVDPAPPAGASVIDGITWVPEAYQPDHLAGAALVFASAPAAVNARVVADAKARNVLVCDAAEPDRGDFTLPAVGRRGELVVAVGTNGAAPALARRVRDQMLAGVDDSFVAWVGILHELRSVLRNSVLDPAVRAALLTEFSSDEWLDRVRADAPAARAAMGDRVRASASSLPPGV; this is encoded by the coding sequence ATGTTTCCTATCTTTCTTTCGCTTCCCGGGCGGACCGTCGTCGTCGTGGGCGGCGGGCGGGTCGGCGGGCGGCGAGCCCGGGCCGCGGCCGCAGCTGGCGCCGCCGTCCGCGTCGTCGACCCCGCTCCCCCGGCCGGTGCGTCCGTCATAGACGGAATCACCTGGGTTCCCGAGGCGTACCAACCCGACCACCTCGCCGGGGCCGCCCTCGTCTTCGCTTCGGCCCCCGCGGCGGTCAACGCCCGCGTCGTCGCGGACGCGAAGGCCCGGAATGTGTTGGTGTGCGACGCAGCCGAGCCGGACCGCGGCGACTTCACCCTGCCGGCCGTCGGCCGCCGGGGCGAGCTGGTCGTCGCCGTCGGCACCAACGGCGCGGCTCCGGCTCTGGCCCGCCGGGTCCGCGACCAGATGCTCGCCGGGGTCGATGATTCGTTCGTGGCCTGGGTTGGAATTCTGCACGAACTGCGGTCGGTTCTTCGCAACAGCGTCCTCGATCCGGCCGTTCGGGCCGCGCTTCTGACGGAATTTTCCAGTGACGAATGGCTGGATCGCGTCCGGGCGGACGCACCGGCCGCCCGGGCCGCGATGGGCGATCGCGTCCGCGCGTCCGCGTCATCCCTCCCGCCGGGCGTATAA
- the ccsA gene encoding cytochrome c biogenesis protein CcsA, protein MLAPLLRVSLACFGLSYALALLLELARLRWPGRVPRIAGLAFGALGLFAHTLYLLVNQPTPAAPFGGLLAVAWVLAVFYLYGAVHHANRAWAVFVLPVVLGLVVLALTHAADPSPESDPEAVAWPAAIRFWGAVHGLLLLLAAVGVCVGFLASVMYLVQARRLRDKTNPLGGMKLLSLERLEAMNRRAVNLAFPLLTVGLLLGGVLLRHYDDLADTVFSVKVVGTICLWLVFLVLLYLRYSAHVPGRRLALCTVLAFGLMIVVLAAAHPILQGGDR, encoded by the coding sequence ATGTTGGCCCCGCTTCTCCGCGTTTCCCTCGCCTGCTTCGGGCTGAGTTACGCACTGGCCTTACTCCTCGAACTCGCTCGCCTCCGCTGGCCGGGCCGCGTGCCGCGGATCGCCGGGCTGGCCTTCGGGGCACTCGGCCTGTTCGCGCACACCCTGTACCTGCTCGTCAACCAGCCGACCCCGGCCGCCCCCTTCGGCGGCCTGCTCGCCGTCGCGTGGGTGCTGGCCGTCTTTTACCTTTACGGGGCCGTCCACCACGCGAACCGAGCCTGGGCGGTGTTCGTCCTCCCGGTCGTCCTCGGACTGGTGGTACTGGCCCTGACCCACGCCGCCGACCCGTCCCCGGAAAGCGACCCGGAAGCCGTCGCCTGGCCCGCGGCCATTCGCTTTTGGGGTGCCGTCCACGGGCTTTTACTCCTGCTCGCGGCGGTCGGCGTCTGCGTCGGGTTCCTCGCGAGCGTGATGTACCTGGTCCAGGCCCGTCGCCTACGTGATAAGACTAACCCACTAGGCGGCATGAAATTACTCAGCCTGGAGCGGCTCGAAGCGATGAACCGTCGGGCGGTCAATCTCGCGTTCCCCCTTCTGACCGTCGGACTCTTGCTTGGCGGCGTGTTGCTCCGTCATTACGACGACCTCGCCGACACCGTGTTCTCGGTCAAGGTCGTCGGAACAATCTGTTTGTGGCTAGTGTTTTTGGTGTTGCTCTATTTGCGATACTCGGCCCATGTCCCGGGGCGGCGGCTCGCCCTTTGTACAGTGCTGGCGTTCGGCCTGATGATCGTGGTTCTCGCGGCGGCGCACCCAATCCTTCAAGGGGGCGACCGATGA
- the hemA gene encoding glutamyl-tRNA reductase, producing the protein MNFRVIGCNFRTAPVELRERLAFDDAKRTKAVTELAARYGVETVLISTCNRVELYVARPGGELAFNAGLAAEFLAEVHGVPVEAVSPLLYEHSAALSVRHLFRVAASLDSLIVGEGQIVGQVKQAFQDALQLGATGPLLNAAFQHALRVAGRVRTETGISKGHVSVSSVAVDYVKQVFDHFTDKTVLIIGAGKMGRLTLKHLQALNPGRILVTNRSPQKAVEVAAGCGGTAVPWDDLDHALIAADIVISTTGAPEPIMPRARYVDRVLPKRVGTQVILDIAVPRDFDPAIHDGDRVCLFNIDDLVRVREQTIAKRQRFVQPAEVIVEQEVKKFVEDWNRRRNGPVIGQMTAGADKMRSEIVTSLLTKLNGKLTPGDKDYIEGAFRLFQNKLLHGPKAALEEASRQGHGGAMLEAVKKLFWLKE; encoded by the coding sequence ATGAACTTCCGCGTGATTGGATGCAACTTTCGGACCGCTCCGGTCGAACTGCGGGAACGGCTCGCCTTCGACGACGCGAAACGCACGAAGGCGGTCACCGAATTGGCCGCCCGGTACGGGGTCGAGACCGTGCTGATCAGCACGTGTAACCGGGTCGAGCTGTACGTCGCCCGGCCGGGCGGCGAGTTGGCGTTCAACGCCGGTCTGGCGGCCGAATTTCTGGCCGAAGTACACGGCGTCCCGGTCGAAGCAGTCAGCCCCCTGCTTTACGAACACTCCGCCGCGTTGAGTGTCCGGCACTTGTTCCGGGTGGCCGCGAGCCTGGACAGCCTGATCGTCGGCGAGGGGCAGATCGTCGGACAGGTCAAACAGGCGTTCCAGGACGCACTCCAGCTGGGGGCGACCGGCCCACTGTTAAACGCCGCCTTTCAACACGCGCTCCGGGTGGCTGGTCGGGTCCGCACCGAAACCGGGATCAGCAAGGGGCACGTGTCGGTGTCGAGCGTGGCGGTCGATTACGTCAAGCAGGTATTCGACCACTTTACTGACAAAACGGTACTCATTATCGGCGCGGGCAAGATGGGCCGGCTCACGCTCAAGCACCTCCAGGCGCTAAACCCGGGTCGCATCTTGGTCACGAACCGCAGCCCGCAAAAGGCGGTCGAGGTGGCGGCCGGGTGCGGCGGCACGGCGGTCCCGTGGGACGACCTCGACCACGCCCTGATCGCCGCCGACATCGTGATCTCGACGACCGGCGCCCCCGAACCGATCATGCCGCGGGCCCGGTACGTCGACCGCGTCCTGCCAAAACGGGTCGGGACGCAAGTGATCCTGGACATCGCCGTCCCCCGCGACTTCGACCCGGCGATCCACGACGGCGATCGCGTCTGCCTGTTCAACATCGACGACCTCGTCCGCGTCCGCGAGCAGACGATCGCGAAGCGGCAGCGGTTCGTCCAACCGGCCGAGGTGATTGTCGAACAAGAAGTGAAAAAGTTCGTCGAAGACTGGAACCGTCGGCGGAACGGCCCCGTCATCGGCCAAATGACGGCCGGGGCGGACAAGATGCGCTCAGAAATCGTGACATCGTTGTTAACGAAACTGAACGGAAAGTTAACGCCCGGCGACAAGGATTACATCGAAGGTGCGTTCCGACTGTTCCAGAACAAGCTTCTGCACGGGCCAAAAGCCGCGCTCGAAGAAGCCAGCCGCCAAGGGCACGGGGGGGCAATGTTAGAGGCGGTGAAGAAACTATTCTGGCTCAAGGAGTGA
- a CDS encoding transposase yields MLLNAVLSRFLTATPLAVAARGALEYALATDAVDALFDQTVGPRAGRTLLFSTCVDLMSTVVCRIHPSIHAAARATPDLPVTVSDVYARRNRMPSAAGAALVRHTAARLEPVLRAMGGAAPDRLPGYRLKILDGNHVAKTPRRLQPLRDVAAGPLPGQTLVVLDPALGLALDIVCSDDGHAQERALLGPIVASVAPRDVWLGDRNFCTTGFVFGVSDRGGYFVLRRHASTLSWDHESDWQAAGRTATGTLTEQTLTLIGPGGATLVVRRVRLTLDRPTEDGDTVIEIVTNVPVAVADAGAIADLYLERWTVEPLFQRLTTVLQCEVNTLGIRRPPCSGSVWRWRAGTCTRWWPRPPGWPTRRPPRCPITTSG; encoded by the coding sequence ATGCTCCTGAATGCCGTCCTGTCGCGATTCCTGACCGCCACCCCGTTGGCCGTCGCCGCCCGCGGAGCCCTCGAATACGCGCTCGCGACGGACGCCGTCGACGCTCTGTTCGACCAGACCGTCGGGCCGCGGGCCGGGCGAACCCTCCTGTTCTCCACGTGCGTCGACTTGATGTCGACCGTGGTGTGCCGGATTCACCCGTCGATCCACGCCGCCGCCCGGGCCACGCCCGATCTCCCGGTGACCGTGTCGGACGTGTACGCCCGCCGGAACCGGATGCCGTCGGCCGCCGGGGCGGCCCTCGTCCGGCACACGGCCGCCCGGTTGGAACCGGTCCTCCGGGCGATGGGCGGGGCGGCCCCGGATCGGCTCCCGGGGTATCGACTTAAGATCCTCGACGGGAACCACGTGGCGAAGACCCCGCGGCGACTCCAACCGTTGCGGGACGTGGCCGCCGGGCCGCTCCCGGGGCAAACCCTGGTGGTCCTCGACCCGGCCCTCGGGTTGGCCCTGGACATCGTGTGTTCGGACGACGGGCACGCCCAGGAGCGGGCTCTGCTCGGGCCCATCGTGGCGTCCGTAGCCCCTCGGGACGTGTGGCTCGGGGATCGCAACTTCTGCACCACCGGGTTCGTGTTCGGGGTGTCCGACCGGGGCGGGTACTTCGTCCTCCGGCGGCACGCGTCGACCCTGTCGTGGGACCACGAATCGGACTGGCAGGCGGCCGGGCGGACGGCCACCGGGACGCTGACCGAGCAGACGCTCACCCTGATCGGGCCGGGGGGCGCGACGTTAGTCGTCCGGCGGGTACGGTTGACCCTCGACCGCCCGACCGAAGACGGGGACACGGTGATCGAGATCGTGACTAACGTGCCGGTGGCGGTGGCCGACGCCGGGGCGATCGCCGACCTGTACCTCGAGCGGTGGACGGTCGAGCCCCTGTTCCAGCGGTTGACCACGGTCCTCCAATGCGAGGTCAACACGCTCGGTATCCGGCGGCCGCCTTGTTCGGGTTCGGTGTGGCGGTGGCGTGCGGGAACGTGTACGCGGTGGTGGCCGCGGCCGCCCGGGTGGCCCACCCGACGGCCGCCCCGCTGTCCGATTACCACATCGGGTTAG